In Halorubrum sp. PV6, a single window of DNA contains:
- a CDS encoding S26 family signal peptidase, with protein MRNPSGLLAPAVAVVLVAVVVAAVAGAWPPFVAVESGSMAPEIERGDLVVVTSTDRFPWGGLTGAAAPDAPTAFGAPGDVVVFDAPADGNPPILHRLAFPVTAGEDWTERADPDLLDGDCASIAACPAPHDGYLTYGDANGQYDQSAGITPVVREEWITAKALVAVPNLGWFRVGVDAAVARVGLLPTVLGVGGAAGVAGGFGALFLNRLGRSHRGRARRDR; from the coding sequence GTCGTGCTGGTCGCGGTCGTGGTCGCCGCCGTGGCGGGCGCGTGGCCGCCGTTCGTGGCCGTCGAGAGCGGGAGCATGGCCCCGGAGATCGAGCGCGGCGACCTCGTCGTGGTCACGTCGACCGACCGGTTCCCGTGGGGCGGCCTCACCGGCGCGGCGGCGCCCGACGCGCCGACCGCGTTCGGCGCCCCCGGCGACGTGGTCGTGTTCGACGCGCCCGCGGACGGCAACCCGCCGATCTTACATCGCCTCGCGTTTCCCGTGACCGCCGGCGAAGACTGGACCGAGCGGGCGGACCCCGACCTGCTCGACGGCGACTGCGCGAGCATCGCCGCGTGTCCCGCGCCCCACGACGGCTACCTCACGTACGGCGACGCCAACGGCCAGTACGACCAGAGCGCCGGCATCACGCCCGTCGTCCGCGAGGAGTGGATCACCGCCAAGGCGCTGGTCGCCGTCCCGAACCTCGGCTGGTTCCGGGTCGGCGTCGACGCCGCCGTCGCGCGCGTCGGCCTCCTCCCGACGGTGCTCGGCGTCGGGGGCGCCGCGGGCGTCGCCGGCGGGTTCGGCGCGCTGTTTTTAAACAGGCTCGGACGAAGTCACCGGGGGCGCGCTCGGCGCGACCGGTGA
- a CDS encoding NYN domain-containing protein, producing MESSRSDDDPVGVALFVDGPNVLREEFDVDLDDVRVAAEAEGQLVTTRLYLDEHATPGLIQAAEARGFEVVVTSGDVDVKLAVDAARFAAEGRMSTLAIASRDTDFKPVVETANSYGIRTLAIAPGEFGRSDALRNATNDSVTLDGDESE from the coding sequence ATGGAATCTAGCCGGTCGGACGACGACCCAGTCGGCGTGGCGCTGTTCGTCGACGGGCCGAACGTGTTACGCGAGGAGTTCGACGTCGACCTCGACGACGTGCGGGTGGCGGCGGAAGCGGAGGGACAGCTCGTGACGACGCGGCTCTACCTCGACGAACACGCGACGCCGGGACTCATCCAGGCGGCAGAGGCCCGCGGGTTCGAGGTCGTCGTCACGAGCGGCGACGTCGACGTGAAACTCGCCGTCGACGCCGCCCGCTTCGCGGCCGAAGGCCGGATGTCGACGCTCGCCATCGCCTCGCGGGACACCGACTTTAAACCGGTCGTCGAGACCGCGAACAGCTACGGCATCAGGACGCTCGCAATCGCGCCCGGCGAGTTCGGACGGTCAGACGCGCTCCGCAACGCCACGAACGACTCGGTGACGCTCGACGGCGACGAGAGCGAGTAA